tacATAGAACTTggatacatataaatatctactgttataaaaattgttcaAACTGAAAAATTAGCAGTTATTTTAAAGagtataataatgataaaataaacaaataatatttagatctacatttattataagcctttattattttgttatgattaaaatgaaaacagcttaaatattttttttttttgaagaaCAATATgcaattatataaaattttttaaaatattaagaaacataaaaacatgtttgtaataaaatacacatataataacataaaaattgtgaatataaaataaaggttaaatgaattattttaagcaagcataatatataaaattatgtttaACATACACTTAAATGTGTGCATGGAATAAATCCACCAATTCAACTCAATTCTCttatttatgaataattatatcatatgtaaataaacGAATATTCATCATTCCTATGGTTACTAACTTtgcaattatatttatttatcttCCTATTTTAAAAACGATATTTGATCAATATAACTTTGAACTTTGATTAattctataaatataatattgatgAGAAAGCtagcatatttattatatcacttttttggaaataactatttatggtctttttattttattaacaaatttaatgaactattttaattaaGAAAACATAAAGGATTAACAACACAAAAACAACAACAATAATAGTAGTTACTTTGAACAAGGTATCgctatattttcataaaaaattgtattattatgattTGAGTTtcttcaaataaatattccaACTATTAGATGAGAAAGAACATCTTTTGTGATGAGCATAATCAAGCAATATATCTGCCCTGTTAAGAAAGTtttgtgcatatataaggaaaattaaattacatatttacataaattttactttataaaaataatataatataaaacatgtatttcattatttagCTATTACCATTCTTTTCTTCTACTTGTAGTACAAACAAACCATGAAAGTGAACAAATTCcaacaaaatatatgctCATTGTTAAGCTCCTTCCtacataatttaaaaacacatatttatgtaactttgtgtatattaaaaatcaTGGTATACatattcttatttttaacattttcaaaaatgtGCAAACACTTTAATGAACATTCTAGATCTTTTTAAGTATTACCATATTTCATGAATCGAGATTCTTTACTAGAGTCGTTTTTTTCcatcttttaaatatattttaatttatatatatttatttatgtttatttatatggGGTACTATAAATCAGTGtgcttaaaaaaattatatctCCAGCAAAACAGTTTAGactatttatttcatttaaatatttttttgttacaAAATGCGTTTATGTTTCTTGTATTTAGCGTTAAACAATTTCTATggtaattattttcaatccTTCTTTTCACTATATATGTGCTTATTAAAattctattattttaaaacgAATAAATAAggtaataaatataaaatattgcaATATTTTAGCCACAGTAAAACGGGAATAATTAATcacatataaatttatcaaatatgaagaaaaaaaaaacaacatTTTCCTTGCATTGATAACAAAtgagataaaaaataaagttaaaatgttttatcccataaatatttaaaataaaaaggtcaaatttgtttattttaaagCTCGacaacaatatattttatacgcattttaaatttatatttttaacttattaaataatatatggaATAAAATTGCAGTGTGAAAACCAGTGTAAAATCTTTAATACTTTTTAtagcatatatatgattatttattattttggtggtatatattagtaatatattcacacacatacatatattcagtattaaaaaaaatgaaaaaggaAACAATAATTGCCAACTATAATAACactaaaatattaacaaattttgATTAGCCATTAAACCTTAGTATAAATCATGCTTTATAATACTGCCTTTTATTCCAAATATGTAATGGAACcattcgaaaaaaaaatgtaaaaaaatatgcacataaaatattgcatttatatataggaGTAAGTGTCATATCAATTACATAACatttacaaataatattgattttttaatttgggGGTTATAAAAAGTATCGTTGAAATTAAGACGGATAAAAATcgaatatataatatattatcaattGTTTTTGTGGTTGTATAgtaaatacataaaatacacacaaaagaaaaagtaaataagaaaaataaaaggcgtgaataataataaatataatcataggatcaaaatagttaaatgcatattcttaaatatataatcattgtagaatattacatatatgtgtTAGAAATAACATCATAAAATGAAGGCATtctaattattattttcgatttttaggggaaatttattttgtccATTATTTATCACCATAATAAATTGGGATACTTTTATtgttgtattatttttttctcttcCTTTTCTATTTGAtcaatttcttttttctctttttgtAAATCAGTAAGTACATTTAATTCTTTTCCTATGTCTATATGATTATCCTTAACATATTTGTCAAGCTTTTCTCcaaatttatcatatatagCAGTAATTATTGGAGTAGCTACACTTTTAGCATCCTCATCAAGTTTATTGGTGGCTTccaatgttttatttttccatgCATTTAGATGcttctttatataattaaatgcTATAGGTATAACTAAACTGCTGagcattatttttaaaaaatgcttTATCTTATCTTTGTGTTTCTTATAAAGACTTGTAAGTTTTTGCTTAATTTTTGAtcctaatttttttgtgtgttGCCCAAATTTGCTATTATTGAATCTTTCTCTTAGTTTTCTAATGAATGCATCTTGAATAAATGCTATATCTTTTCCTTCATATGTATTGATATCAAATATTTCAGCGTCATTCTGTgaaaacaaacaaaaaaatgttatatataagcataaatattaatacgCTTATcgaatgaaaaaaaaaatataaacaatataacACATAGGCATGTATTTACCTCAAGAAGAGCTAATAAATTATGTGGAACATTATCATTTTCGATATCTTTTTCGAATTTGTCAACAATTTTCTCAGATACAACATCGATAAATGAGTCTACATGATTTTTCCATGCTTCACTAATTTGATTCGAAACTGTGTCACCAACtgaataaaacaaaatggtacaaaatattaagtATGTTTATTAGACAAGCAAATATAATTGAATTTGTTTACTACACTGTGCTcgataaataaatataaatatatatatgggaTAAAATACACTGCATATCAAATGCCCAGTAGACAAAAAATCGTGCAAAGGGCTACACATTATACATGTATACATACAAGCACTCGAATGTGTAATATATCAAACAGGCAAtattaaacatataaaatatatatcctACTTTCAAGATATGAAGAAGGCTTGTTCCCGAGGGAATTAAGTATCATGGCTCTCGAATGTAGAATTGACGCAAATAAAATGCTAGCATAACACAAAAAgactttcatttttatcaaggattacacaaataaatattaaaaatattaatcaataaaaatgaaaaagataaaaaattaactgaaaataatgaaaagtaaaatatgattatttACACGcgcataaaaataatgaagatataatacttattaaatcaaaaataagataaattaaatcattaaaaagaaatcaaatattataaaaaaatgtattgtacattttattaaatttcaTAGGGAAGacgaaaaataaaatataagatATGTGTAacaattaatattaattatttgaaatttttcattatcaaaaaacgaaaaaaaaagacattGTGATTTATAGACATAAAAATTGAAcacataaatttttaatcatttcattttttatatacatgtatttgcttaattaaaattttgattattatgttaatattaatacattttcacctcaaattattatatgcatgttaatatattaaaagtatttttattaaatatttacacACACAATTGGactatacatttttttaatttaatgaCGCTATTTGTTCGATTAgctttttaaataataaaaaaaaagctataatgtatttacatttgttttttagCTAGCTCCTCAAAAATATAGGTATATAAATACCGctgttttttattcatgcaaaataaaaatattattgcaATGATCTCAAGACAACCTTATTTAATCATATATtgataattaaaaaagtatttATGATGAATTAATGTTTAtaacattaaaaatttcttttaaaataattaacaGGGCTataacatattatatatatttatatgcttAATGTTGTGAGCTgtctttttaattatttgtttgtttttacTTTCTTATTTCATTATGAGGTGAATATTACAGTTTTTAATCatctattaatatattaaa
This DNA window, taken from Plasmodium berghei ANKA genome assembly, chromosome: 13, encodes the following:
- a CDS encoding gamete egress and sporozoite traversal protein is translated as MKVFLCYASILFASILHSRAMILNSLGNKPSSYLEIGDTVSNQISEAWKNHVDSFIDVVSEKIVDKFEKDIENDNVPHNLLALLENDAEIFDINTYEGKDIAFIQDAFIRKLRERFNNSKFGQHTKKLGSKIKQKLTSLYKKHKDKIKHFLKIMLSSLVIPIAFNYIKKHLNAWKNKTLEATNKLDEDAKSVATPIITAIYDKFGEKLDKYVKDNHIDIGKELNVLTDLQKEKKEIDQIEKEEKKIIQQ